The window CTTGTAAGTCCAATCACGTAGGTAAGGTCGATCATGGGGTCTAAAGTTATGGAGACGTGATTATAACTGTCATTAGTATTTATTACTTAAGAGCAATTATGCTTTTTAGACCATATAAAGCCGTATGTGATTTGTTGTAGAGACCTGATTATCATTATGAAATCTTATATATTTTCTCGATTTATCAATCTTTCAGTCTTCAATATTCGTATTTCTTACCGTTGATTTTATTGTTCTCCATCATCGTAACACAATTTCGATTCTATTTGAATTGACTCTAAACTCATTTAATAAAGAACCAAAGATCAATCTTTAGTGAAAGCTATTTCACTAATTGGGATTGATCCCGATTTCTAGTGAAACAGCTATTAAATTTATGTATATGAAAATCATGTCAATTCCGATCATTTGTGGATAATCTCcataattgttaaaaaaaagtaaaataataataacgtGTTTATTCTCACGGTCATCGCGTGGAAATAAAATCCATGTGCGATTATTTTACTCTGCAAGGATTGACGTTGCAAATTCTGATTCGTCCTTCCGCATTCCCCTTTAGACTGTCCGAAGCGGTCATGCAAAATCCAAGCAGTCCCGCCTTACTGGCTTTTCGGAGTCCAAAGCGGCCATGTTTTTTCGAGCATCGTGTCTTTTGGGAATATTGAAAATGACGTCTTTAAGAATTTCCATCAACCAAAACAGAGCCTTTCAAGTTTCTTCGCTTAAGCACCATTTTCTTTGTTACAAGTTTTCACAACCCCTAcatcaaacaaataaatgaaatagaaaatgaaaaacttctACTCTGCTTATCCGTACTTTCACGTTTttctgaataaaaattttatgtactTAATTCGTTGAGTCAAAGTCCATTTCTAGGCTCCTTGGATTATGTAAGGACATgactttttcttaaaatattttctcacttgGCAATTACGTGACTAAAATAATGTTGTTTTGGTCTAAATTtaacttttaataaaattttaataagtaagctaatttttttttcttttaaaaaaggaCAAACTAGCAATGAGGATCGCGAGGTCTTGCCAATGGTTGGCCACCCCCAGATCTAGCTCACCCAAACTTGATCGAGGACCGCTACTAGCAACCAACCCATCACCCATTGATGGTGGTCCTCGATTAGGTCTACCCGATTTGGGGGAGGGCTGTGGCCCACCCAGTGGCCCTCACCTATGGTCACTGGCTAGGGCCCAATCACCAATCATCCCTTACCCTCGTCAGCCCTTCTCAGCAATGGTGAGATAGCCCGCCCTCGTTGCTGTTCGTccttcactttcctttttttttttttctttttaaaattgtaataaaaatcatatttgagCCAAAATGATATTGTTTTAGCCACATTATCAACACATTagtattttctattaattaaattagattaagttaaCAAAATAACTTTATTGTACCAACTtgataagttttataacttaattatattttttgtaagttttatgattcaattacactttcataataagttttaaaacttttagtatacttatcctcccaaaaaaaagggggaaggagTTGTTGAATTTCTCCTTGTGTCCCATAATTTTTGGTGCAAGCATTGGTTGACCTGCTAATCTTGACCCGAGTCAAACAATTTTGATCGGATACGTAGCTTTTTGGTCAGTGATTCACTTGCACATTTTCACTATGCAGTAATATAAGGATTGTCTCTCTTTTTAGAAGCAATAGGAGCATGGGTGGCTTTGCACCTTCTCAAGCGCTAAACTCATTGGAAGGACCCAAGGAGCAGTAAGAATACTTatggtgtgtttggtaacaattttgttttcggaacaatttgttttcagaaatacttttttctatttctatttcccgAACAGAAATATGTTTAGTACGACTCTAAATATTTCTGTGACTTAGaatttattgtaatttattaatgattttattactttttttgtttttctttttcttctccttcttctaaCCAATCgccagccttggccatggctagcCAACAACTAGCCAAAAGAGGGCTGGTGAGGTCGTTGGCCTTAGGGGAGCCTTGTCGGCCATTgttgaggccggcgaccagctggggaagaagaaaggaagagaaaaagaaagaaaagaaaaaaaaggaagaaaaaaatttcttgagttgttcccaaaaacaaaaaaatttaccaaatacgtttttgttctatttttgtttagaggaacaaaagaacataaataagtTTTCCCTGGAGCTTTACCAAATCGCACTTTAATTTCTGTCTTACATGGATAAAAGTTAGCTGCATGCCTAACTTGCTTGGAGAGTGAAAATTTTACGCGATGGACCAATAGTAGTGGATTCAATGCTTTCCCTTCTTTCTAACTATCACATTCCAACTAATGAGCCAACCACTCTACCACTAAGCCACTGAGGAACAGGGGGAGATTAGGTctcttagggcgcgtttggtaacgattctatttttgggaacaatttctcaaatgattcttttttattctgttcctgggaacaatttctaagcattttaagccgtttgataattgtccaaaattttttattctagaatagaattgcatttggtaccgtgctcaaaatttatactccaaataatttttttaatttttaaataattttattacttttttttttctcctattctttttttcctttctctctcctattcttTTCTTCAAGTGGTCGATCGCTAGCGAGGGCTCGACAATCACcggagggtcgcgaccctcatCGGCCCGAGGCTTGCCGGCCCTCAATGAGGCCCGCTTGACCATCGGCGAgatgggcgagcctcgccggggctaggCTTACCTTTGGCAAGCTCGCCAAACCTCGCCTTAGCCTGGCGAGCCTCTGGCGATCGGCGACAGTAGGCAACGGACAGCAACTGTGACGatggatgaagaaaaagaaaaggaaagaagaagaagaagaagagaaaatatgggcttgattctagaattgttcccgtgaacaagaatcaacttttttttttttcttgattcggttccaaatctacttccgagaacaaaaatagaaatttgtttaccAAACAtgattctatttcaaaactacaagaaaataatagaatttgGCACTATTTGGTCGGTTACCAAACATGTCCTAAGTTCAATTCCCTTCTCAATCAATAACCAATAAATTAACTCCTAAGAATTCCAATCCTAACTCCGCTTATTATCGCTAGCATTTTACTAATTAGTGGTCACCCCTCCTAcatgagaagaaagaaataggggATTCGAATTTTCATCTTCTTAAGGGGTTAGTGTGGAGACATTTAGCTTCATGTGTGAGTTTCAACATGCCCTACAAAGAGGCAAGCAAACATGTGAGTGTGAATTGAGAGTTAAATACGacatacaaaaaaataattatagctagcattttagttataaaaaaaCGAGCTTAAAGCATTTATTAagtgatcaaataataaaatattggaTGCACCATGTCACAAAATCACAAATTCAGGAGTGAGATGCTGTAGTTTCACAAACTTAGTGACAATGTCAGACGAATAGACTAGATGACATGGATTGAAAATTAAAGTAAATCAATAGCAACAACTAGAAAAAGGGCGGGGGGTGTTTAAAAGAGAGTATAGCACAAATATGGAGAACCAATTCTATAGTTATCATAAAGTTGAGAgcggaaaatgaataattttaaaaatatttttctaaaaatgattagccaataaaaaatattttcactatcgacaacaatttatatctaaatattatcgtgaataataaaaatattttttgttcattaatCTTTGTAACTGATATAGGTGATGGTTTTTAGAGAAatctttttctaaattattgatTTTCGGTAAAACAAACTGAACCTCAAAGTTAAGATGTTCTTGGTGATGCCAAGCATAACAAGAAgcgttttggaaaaaaatttagatatattTTGACTTTGTAATCAAGCGCTACCATAAATCGAGAAAAACAAAACGTCAGAGATTTGCGTGTAACTTGATTTTCTATttgcattcattcatttttctttacagATAAATGAGGCAATCGGTTCCTTACGAGGACACTTGGTAACCAAAATCCAGGTATATTTCGATGTCTAGGAGCATTTCCTAACACGGTAAGCTAAGGTTGAAGTCATGTTCAGTACGGGTAGTACAGTAGCGTCACGCTAGGAGGaatgaaaattgataattaCATCAGGTGATAAACGATAATCGTCGACTATAATATTCAGGACATTCCGATGCGAGTTTTATCTGCTTTTCGTGGAGTGCATCTTGGACTGTGATCTGTCATGCCATCTCATGGACTATAaagccaaaacaaaacaaaactacAGGAGAGAGTTTGCACGAAGAGTACGGTTCCATTCTCAAACAGACCTCATCAATCTTCAAATACAGCACAAACTGAAGATACGCTTCAAGACAGACATTGAAACAACAGCATTACTATGCACACTTATTCAAGATCCTGCAACTTCTAATGAGCTCGACCATTGTGAATTCTCGAACAGAGGAAATGCACGAGCCGAGGAGGCAGGGGAAAATCACCGGTACTGAGGGGCCAGCACACCCTCCTTCACGATGTAATTCTGGAGAGGGAATTCCTCTCCCTTGAAGTACCTATCCAGCATGTCTTTGGTTCCGGCTGCATATCGCAGCTGCACCGAAGCCAAATTCAAAAGCCAGAGCATGATTAGGAGCGAGTCGGTGCATTACTTATTGAAAATGAGAGGGAAGGAGTATGGAGATGTATAGTACCTGTGCATCTGTGGTTGTTCCAGAAATATGAGGCGTCATGGCCTGGTTCGGCATGTACCGCCAGGGGTGGTCCTTGGGTGCTGGTTGTGGGAACCAAACATCACCACTATAACCTGAAAGATCAGACAGATGAAAATCGAACATGATTGGGAAATGACAACTGATTATAACTGATCTTCCCGCAATAGTTTACCTCCGATGTGTCCGCTGGCACAGGCGTCAGCAACAGCTTGTGTATCCACGAGCGCTCCTCTAGCATTGTTGACGATAAGGACACCTTTCTTCAGCTTGGAAATCCTCTCTTTATCAAGCATTCCTCTGAAACATATACCAGGCCTTCATCACATAATGCTCGCAACATATTACAAGAACCTCAAACCTTACATATGGCAAGAAAACTGGGAAACTGAAGCAGACTAACACCATAAACTTCTTTCCATCAAATGATTTTTACCTTGTTTTCTCGGTCAGAGGGGTGTTGAGCACAATAATGTCGCATTTCGGAAGCATTTTATCAAGGTCCTCCTCGAATTTTGCACCAGTCTGAACCTCCAGTTCCGGGTCGATTTTGATGCGGTCGTGATAGAGGAGATTGCAGTTGAAAGGCTTCAATCTCTGTAGCAAAAGCCTGCCAATTCGCCCGGCACCAATGGTCCCGACAGTTTTTCCTTCAAGATCGTATGCTCTGTGTGCTATGCCGGCCACATTCCAGTCCCCATTGATGACCTGATGATATCCAGGCAAAAAGTTCCTTACAAGAATGAGGATTCTCATGAGCTCATCCTCTGCAACCGAAACTACATTGCTTCCAGTCACTTCTGCAACTGTCAACCCTGCCTCAGCTGCAGCCTTCAAATCGATGTGATCGGAACCAATCCCAGCAGTGAGAAGAAGCTGCAAATTCTTCGCCTTCTTGATCCTTTCCGCAGTAACATAGGCAGGGTGAAAGGGGGTTGTTATGAGGACATGAAGATCGGAAAGATGCTTTTCAAGTTCTGCGATGATCAAATTGAGAAGTGAGAAGCAAATCAAACATAAACATGACAAGTTATGGGAACCAATACGGTAATTGTCACAAGCAACAACCACATTAATAATC of the Eucalyptus grandis isolate ANBG69807.140 chromosome 10, ASM1654582v1, whole genome shotgun sequence genome contains:
- the LOC120289216 gene encoding formate dehydrogenase, mitochondrial-like, with the translated sequence MAMKRAGVSAIRALCSSPNLTRRVHSTAGSKKIVGVFYKANEYAELNPSFVGTVERGLGIRDWLESQGHRYIVTDDKEGPDCELEKHLSDLHVLITTPFHPAYVTAERIKKAKNLQLLLTAGIGSDHIDLKAAAEAGLTVAEVTGSNVVSVAEDELMRILILVRNFLPGYHQVINGDWNVAGIAHRAYDLEGKTVGTIGAGRIGRLLLQRLKPFNCNLLYHDRIKIDPELEVQTGAKFEEDLDKMLPKCDIIVLNTPLTEKTRGMLDKERISKLKKGVLIVNNARGALVDTQAVADACASGHIGGYSGDVWFPQPAPKDHPWRYMPNQAMTPHISGTTTDAQLRYAAGTKDMLDRYFKGEEFPLQNYIVKEGVLAPQYR